In Lactuca sativa cultivar Salinas chromosome 5, Lsat_Salinas_v11, whole genome shotgun sequence, the DNA window CTTGTATATCTATTATCTCCCCTACAAAAAGCTGTGTATTTAGGACCAAAATGAACATGACAACAAACCCCGAGGAGCTGAGTGTAAACTGAAACCATAAAAAAAATATCCAGTTTTGGTCCATccttttaaaaacttcaaaaaactATCTTGCTTTCATTGAGAGTCGAACTCAAGACCTCCCGCTTACTAAACGGGTGCTCTAACCAACTGAGCTATGAAAGCTTTTGTTCATTGCCCGAAGTAATTTACTTAAATCAATTATGTGTGAATTTATGATCTTTTTATCATACGAATTTATCAACATtgatggattttagaagattaaatataaaataataatatcagGTGTTCATATAAATtgtaatttttctatttttttgtgCTAGCATGAAAAGAAATTAAATTGTTTTTATCTTTCATTACACATGGTTATTAATGACATGTATTCTAATAATCGGGCTTTATTTAATTACAGAAATGGAGTATATCTCTAAagtttaaaagttaaattttaaaatatagtttttaattaaaatttaaaagtgTTTTTAAGTGCAACTGCACATACGGTTTAAAACAACGTGATGCATGAATATGTTGATAATTGCATCATATTGTGACTATGTTACGTCTTTTTTTTACTTGAAAATTTAAAgcaaattaataagaaaatattatGGGTAAATAATATGTTATgtctttttattctttttatcgAAATTTCAAGAATAATATTAGTGGCTTTGTGGTTTTCCAATTTTGGGTTTTCATTCAATTCTTGAGTTTCTGCTTTGTGTTTTCTTGTGACACAAGTATATTTCAATAAACCTCAAACAAATTATAAATTTTTACAGGTTAGTGCTACCTAACCAAAATAAATGTACATAATAACATCCAAAAAGAAAAGCATGTCTGAAACGAGTAGAGATTCCTCCATCTTTAATTTACCATTTGTAGCTTCCCTTTTTACAAAACAAATGCAAGAATGTTGGCTTCCTTTCCTCAGATTCACAATCATTAATAAATACCAGAAGCTGACTGACATATACATATATTCCAATCAAGAATAGTTGCTGAAACAGTCATCACCACAAATTTCCAGTGGTGATCTTCGTTTTGTTACCAGAGTCATTGAGgagaatcatcatcatcatcatcatcatcatcatcatcatgattcatgaaaatgagtaGTGGATGTGGGATGCCCATTCAGATCCACATCTATCCCATTAGCCTTCCTCACAAACTGTCCCCTGACACGAGGCCTTCTCTCAGCTAATTTTTTCCTATTTACATACCTTATTTTCTTATCATAGAAACGTTCTTTCCTCTTCTGCCTGAACTTCACCAAAGCTGCTTCTCTTCTATCCATTTTCCCCTCATTCTGCCCCTGCCCGGGTGCTGCTGCTTGTACACAAAGATTAACCGGGTAGTACGGATATGATGTCATCCCAGGcatctgatgatgatgatgatgatgatacattGCTGCTTCTGCTGATGATGATGGTGGCATCATAACCTGATTCATCGCATTTGCACCATGAAGGTAATACGGATAACCAGAATGACGATTATACCCTTCTTCTATTTGAGGTTTGGGATACTCTAGAGGAGGTGTAGATGACTCGTCCAGTGACACAAAATCAGGGAAGCTGCTACTGCCATGAAAATCTTCTATCTGAGAAACGTTTCCTCCATCACATGGCCTAACATTTTGATCCACTTCTCCACTAGATACTTTCTCAATTCTTGATACCACTGGAGCAGTTTTTGTAAATATGCTTGATTTGACATATGTAAGGAATGCTGAAGGCTGACCTGTCTTTAGTTCACTCTTCTTTGGACCACACATAAGTTTCCCTGAAAACAATCCAGATATTTGATATTACACTTGGTTTACTATGCTTTCAATGTATTTATACAACTAGTTAGAAGAAAAGAGAATTTAGATTGGATGATCTATTCACCTTGTTGATAGCCTTTGGTTTCTGGTAGAATAGACTGATTATTTAATAAGCTAACAAATTGTTTATCTACATGGCCAGGAGCTAATATCACATTAATCTGAAAAGAAACAAGTCAAATCTTATCAAAACTGAATCCATGTAACTTGGCAATCTTTACTTATAGATGATTTTCACCTCGTTTGCACTCTTTCGTGGCTTTTCATCTGTATCATCAGAAAATACAGTACTGTTTGTGTTAACATCACTATGGTCTGAAGGTACGACATCAAATTCACAGTTCATGAGCTTCTTCTCAGACAAACCAAGCTGCCGATTGCAAAAAGTAAAGGTTAGAATTTAGAAATGCAATGATCACTCACTCTATAAGATGATAATAACAGGCATACATACCATTCGCCTTCTTCTCCACATGTGTGTCCACAAATTCAAGAGCTCATTTGTCCTTAAAGGCTTCACAAGATAATCAGCTGCTCCAAGTCTCAAACATTTGACAACAAGGGTAACTTCGTCCAGTGCAGACATCACTGCGAGAAGGAAAAAGGATGAACTACTGGAAAATGAAAACAAGAAATGAATCCATGAGCAACAAAGCTTACTGATCACAGGAATGCGTTGCAACTCTTTGCTCATGATGTATTTTAACATCTTCAAGCCTTTGGCCATAGGAAGATCGACTTCAGAAAGAATGAGATCGATGTTGGGTCCTTCAGCATTCAGAGCATCAATCACTTGCCTCGGTGATTTCACTGAAATCACTGTAAACCACAAAACATGCTCACATAACAGCACAGGAAAATATCAatgataaactaattagatcCGGTCTAACGCCTCAAATGAGCTCCCATATTTACAAGTTAGAGTACGATACCTTGATAGGAACATTTACGAAGAAGAGTAAAAACCTCTCCTGAACCCATCGAATCATTGTCACAAAGTAAAATTGTCACTTTACTGCGATCAATAAACCCATCCCCAGTCTTCCCAAAGTTACCTCCTCCAACTCCACCTCTGCCCAACGAGATTCCCTTTGGTTCCATCTCCCACATCAGTCAAATCAGACTCGCTCTATCCTTATACTTTCAACCACAGAAGCCTCGACAATCCCCCAAATTAAACAAGTATCAGAACGGAGTCAACACTAGAGAACTTCCATTACAGCACAAAATTTCGTGGACTTCAAATATAAAGGATTTGCCATCTAGGGTTATCGCTTCTAATTCTATTAACTCTATCAACATGAGATTACCACAGTTCTCACAAAACTAAAATGGAAAAAGGAAAATGAATCAGAAGTTCAGAAATGGAGCGATTAAACAATCAAATCCTCCTGATGTTCGGAAAACTCAACCGAACCAAAAACGAAAAGTCTGTCACAATCTAAAATACCTAAATCAACTACTCAAATCTATCCCGAATCCCGCCGATCAAACGTCAGAAATTAGCATCGCCGAATTCGACAGGGAAGTTTCGGTTTTTAGCGtaagtgtgtgagagagagaacgAGATCTTTGATTGGTGTTGGATCTTGTAGTGGATACTTCGCAAATTCACTTTCCACAGTGGTGGATGCTACCATGCGCCATGGTTAGGCGAATATCCTGAGACGTTAGATCTGATAGGATCGGAGTTGGGATGGGCGTATCGTAGGGTATCCGCGTACGTTAGACATAAGGCGGACGTGGAGAAAAGTGCACAAAAAAATGATTTGTGGAGCGCGTGAGGATAGTTTATTTAGGGAAAGAAAAGAGGCCACGTCAAGAAAAAAGAGATCTTTCCACGTCAGAAAAGAGCAGATATGATCATATTGATAGAGGGGACAGGGGGTCTAGGCCTAATTGGACACCAAAGTCCAGAGGATAGGGGACCCATAATTTGTCATTTATTATGTAGGAAGGTATGagttattttcataatttcttttTCTCTAACATTATTTTTTACATCGGCGCTACATCAAAACGAATTAAACGATCAAGTATTCTTTTTATCCAACTACTAAAGAAAGATTGTATTACACATTTATGCATAGAGATATAACTCGATTTGTATAGGTATCTTGTGTTTGAAGGAATCTTGAGTTATCTAAAAGGCAAGGGTGGacctaaaacaaaatataaagGTAGCATACATTTTTTCAGGGGTATcgcttcaaaaaaaaaaaaaaaaaaaaaaaaaaaaaaaaaaaaaaaaagaaaagcgTGCCTATAAATTTCTCTAAATATTTTACATTACCGTTGAAAAATTAAAGAGTAGCACGTCTAGGGTgtcaaaaaaacccgaacccgattaacccgacccGACCCTAACCCGAATAAGGTAATTAGGGTCGGGTTTAATAGGGTTAGAATTCCaaatcgggttattcgggttaaccCGACAAACCAGATTTGTAGTTAGggtcgggtttattgttgatttttataaaaaaaatcgggTTGCGGGTCAACCCGAATAACTCGGTTAGAAATTCACAACCTTTACATATTCCACTGCTCTCTACTTGAACAGTACAAAAAGACTACAAACCCtttgaaaatgtaaaattttgtgactctagaagcataTGAGGGTCAAGTAATTCCCATTTGTGAAGTTGAAGTCCAAAAAGATATAAAACCTCCACATCTCAAAAGTACTAGAGCAGTTGAGaaagcaaatattttattttgatagTTATTTCTACTTTAAACTAACTATAAACATGAATAAACTACATGGTGTTGATCGTTAACTAGAGATTGAAAGttcatttatttaatatttataatggaATAACTCTTTTAGCTATTGTGGTATGCATGATTTCTCGTATGCTGTAATAACCATGAGCTCCatgatcttttatttttaatttatttcaatttGTATGCATTCTTGATGTTAAGAAAAGAGTAAAAAATGATTTCACTCTTGAAAGAactatatatattatgtttaaaTTAAGTGTTTAGTGAATTAACCCGACTAACCCGGCTAACCCGGCCTTATTAACCCGAACCCGACCAACCCATACCTTAATAGGGTCGGGTGTCGGGTTAAATTATTTTTTGTGaaaacccgattaacccgacgtgtttaacccgaaacccgatcggGTTGACCCGATTAACAACCCTAAGCACGTCCCTTGGTTCCATTGCAAGACTGTCTCCACATGGTTTCCATCCCGCTAAATTCTTTTGGGCATACCGATCTCCCTTAAAGGTGAATATTCAGACCAATTTGAATCAAGTGTATATAGTAGATCGATCAAAACCTATTTAGAACCAAACGGTCTCAGATTGGTTGCTATTTCAGACCGATCGTAGGTCAATTTTGTTAGTCCTACATTGGTCTTTAGAAAATAAATGTTGAATTGGTCTCGTTTCGGTCTTAATTGGTATAGACTAGGCTTTGACATGCCCCGTCAGCcattaaaaaaaatccaagaTTTTGTTTCCACCGAAGACattatttcttttttatattttcattctAAAATTTCTATTTTTCAATTCGAATTAGTATTCTTTTTTATATTCATGATAATGGAATATCGTAAAAATTAAAAGTTCAATATTTTTGGTGATCTAACAACTACAAATGGCTTGTTCGGCAAAAATAGCCGATAACAGTTAACATTTTGTTAAATGCTACGTGAAGTAACATTTAGATTTAGatagttttgtttaaactaaatacTAGAAGCTTATAGTGTCAAATGAGGTTTTCTGTTCAAAACTGAACATTTTGTCAAACACTAGAAGGTCAAAAATAGCCGGTAGCAGTTAACATTTTGTTAAATGCTACGTGAAGTAACATTTAGATTTAGatagttttgtttaaactaaacacTAGAAGCTTATAGTGTCAAACGAGGTTTTCTGTTCAAAACGAAGCATTTTGTCAAACACTAAAAGCTAAAAGCTTTCAAACGCTATTTGCCGAAACGCTCCGTTGTAAAGTCAGAAAAGGATTGGCTAGGTGTATTTGTGCCTTGTTACAAGAGCTTTTCAAGTAACATTTTTTTTTCCTATTACACATTAGACCAttgagtttttgttaactttttataACATTAGACCATTgagtttttgttaattttttatattagGTGTGgatataaaacttttaaaaacttgatatatttaatataaatctaGAGTTATATGTTTTCTTTTTATGTATAAACATCCCATGCCTTTTTGAAACCTTTCACATAATCAATCCCTTGGGACCCAAAAATGTTATAAACTTATAACTGATTGTACATTCGTACCCTGTTTGGCTTTCCATAACTGGTATGGGCTTTCTTTATAACTGGGTCGAACCCGGTGGCAAAAGCACTTACCAATCTTTTGCTCACTATGCCCACTTATTTCAAGACATTTTGGTCATCTCTACAGCTCTACTTATCAAATAGAAAAAAGAACAAAGAATAACAACATTTTGCATTGATGAATTCGAAACCCTAGGATCAGTCCTTCACCTTCTACATCAACAATAAAACAAATTACATCCCAAATCTTTACAAACATTAAACCAAGATTCTTTTCTAGAAGTCAGCCATTAGTGTGTGATCTATACACCAAAACCCTTCAATTAGAATCAACAATCAGTTTTTTAGCCACTAATCGAATTCCAGCACTCTGTCTATAGTCATACGGATCCAAAAGAAAACAAGCATCCACCAAGGAACCCTGACGAATCAAAGCCTCAAGTTCTGCCACGTCATACCTACTAAACATAACCCTTTCCACAGACAACGAAGATGATTCTTTCTGGTATATCTCTGTAATCCATCTTGCACTATCTCCTTCAGCTACAGTAGGTAACCTGTAAAATTCCAATAACAATATTtaacatttatttaaaaaaaaaaaaaaaacaaaccacATATAAAAATGGGGGAAAAGACCTACTGTAATCTAACAGTAGGTGAGTTGTAAAACCCGGGCTTTCTGCTAACAACAGGTCTCCATTCCGAGTTACTATCGGAATCCACAAACCTCTTGGCAATATTATCACATGCATCAAGAACACCACAAAGATTTGGGGGCGCATCAACCACAAAACTTAGTCTAGGCCTTCCTGCTTGATCAACAAACTTTGTGCTTATTCCAAAACGTATCTTCAAGGCATTACATCGGATTTGCAATTGGGTGTTTCTGTGAAGGATTTGTATCTTTTGGGGTCCACGAAAAAAGGGGACAAGAGATATAGTAACAGAGGGTATGGAAACTTGATCAGGGTCGAGAAATTCAATGGTGTCAGTGTCACTGATGGCGGCAGTTTCAACAGCGGCTGTCGGTGGTTCTTCCTCCATGGCTTCGTTTTCAATTTTGTCTATAAGTGGGCCCAAGTCAAACGGGTCGTGTTGAGCTTGTTGACCAACACCAGAAGCTGATTGATTTGGAGGGGAATTGGAAGATGATGGGCTAATGCTTGGGCCAGTTGCATTTGCATTACTACGGGTTCTTGTGGTGGAATTTGGGGAAACCCAACTGTTTTCTGTAAATATATCTGGAAGACTTGATTCCTACATGAAGAGCATATCATAGTTTTGTTATAAAGAAACGCTCATCTTCTTCATAAATGATAACGAATGAACATTGCTTAAAGCTTACCAAGAAAAGAACAGTTGCACAATACTTGAGAACCTCAAGATTCATTCGCACATCATCTAAACTTCTGAAAATGTtattaaaaatgttaaaatttgCATTTATGGTATGTGATACACGTTTGTGTTGTTAAAATGCCAGACTTACCGGTGTGATTGCTTTCCAAGCCCAAAATAATCTGCGAGGGTAGCCATCTGAACAAAAGAGAAGGAGGAGGATGAGCATATCAATAGTTGAGAATCGATTTAAAGGACGAACGATTATATTTATACCTTCATGTTTCCAGCTCTCCTACCAAATCTCTGTGTCAACAAAGCCAATGAATCAATGGTTCCTTTGGGCTCCGGTGGTGGTCTATTAATCTGCGCAAACGCCTCCCTTAACCTCACGCAATCAAACCTAATTATATTGTGACCTGCCCATATCCTCCCTACCAAACGATACAACAAACGCCCAATTCAATTAGTTAAACGTTTACAGAGAAACTTACTAGCGTAGGAAGATACTGAAGCTCAAATTACCATGTAAGATGTCGTAAACCTTATCCGCGATGTCAGAGAAGGTCGGGGCGGAAACGACAGCATCGGCGGTGATGCCGTTGGCGCGAACGGACAAGGTGGAAATGAGTGAGAGGTCATGTGGTCTTACCAGCGTCTCGTAGCTTTCGAGCTCAACGAGCTTCCTAGGGCAAACCAGTATCGAACCGAATTCCAAGATGGCAAACCCctgaccatgtcgggtcgggacAGTTGTTTCCAGGTCAAAGAAAGCTATCTCCGATCGATCTATGCTCGACACCATATCGCCAATCTGTGTGAAGAAGTTGGAAATTCGCAGAAAAGATTGAAGATTTAGGGCGCGAACTTGGAGTTGGTGTTGTGCaggattttgggttttgtttttatAGGGGAATGGGCATCAAGCAAAGCACATGGGGTTTGGCTTTGAAGAGAAGTTTAGAAGAAACGTCTGGTATTACCTTTCTACCCTTTCACAAGAAAACGGTGTTCCCAGAAGGCAAGAACCTTCTCATTAAACTTGatcataataataattatttatctttttcatGAAAATGACATTCTATTTCTACTCATATGAGAAACAACTATCAGAAATCAGAATAATTTATTTAAGTATTATATTGTGTATTTCTTAAATAGAATAACATTTAGAAAAAGTCTTTATACGAATTTTGTAGCTTAAGAGAACATTGTTAAAACTACAATAGCTAATAAGTAATATCATTGTATAATTGTGTGTTTTATCCGACCTTATGCCTCATCCACATGAAAAAGAACTCAACATCTTTCATGGCATAAATAAGTCAAATTTCTTCAACATGTTTATATTGTCAGCATACATGTGTTGAATGTGTATTATATGTGTTATTTGTGTATATTATGATAAATGTGAGACATAATAGAGAAATGGTGAGATGCAATAGGAAAAATGTTAGATGTTATATGGAGAGAGAAGCTAGATAAAAGAGACATCAATTCAGGAGTGATAAGTTGTTATATTTTAGGCAGAATAACATTGTTTTGCTTTTAAAAGCTGCTAAACCACTTGATAGTTTGGAGAAAGTAAGGTTTTTTAACCATTTAGAGGCTTTTAATTCATCTTGTATCAAACAAGTTAAGTGCTAACCAGATTCAGTGACCTCTGAATGGTTACATTCGATTGTTGTCAAACAACTCCTGAAAGTCCGAAACGTCAATGTTATGCTACTAAAAGTTGCTAAAATACTTTCTAATTTAGGAAGGCCATGTcacattataaaaaataaaaataaaatcatttcATTGTTTTATAAACAGATTtatatattaaacaacactaAATATCATTAAAGCTAATAAAAATTATACATTTTGATTACTTAATATCATCAATAGTCTAacaattatattttattatatattttgattACCAATAAGTTAACAATGAAATAACTTTATATTGTAAATTTTTGCTATTACTAAAAATGCAGTTATacataaattatttttataattactattttattaattaattgaataatatacTTAAGTTGATGCGACACAAATGAAAAAATTGGTGTGGATAGTCTATCACATGTAACAGCGCCAATGATTATCCAAGAAATCctgagaaaaaaaataataagtacaaaaataaataaataaaaagatccCAAGAAGATATCCAATTGAAAGAGAAACTTCTCAAAGTTACCTAAGCACGAAGTAAAATGCAACATGTTGAACAAAAAGCAATATGCAAAGatactttatcaaaacaatcaagTTTTCACATAAACCATTACCACAAGCAAACACCATCTTCCATGTCTTCCTATATACCACCTTCTAAACAATTTCTTTCCCAATTTACCCCATTAACAAGTCATAACTCATAACACTAGTTTCCATTGTGCATATCTTAAACTATTAAACATATAACCCCCATTTAAGGCGTTTCAATTTTCAACAAACAATGGTATATAAATGTGACCATAAATTgtaaaatttcaagaacataataATATAATGTAACTTAACTATTGAGTGATATAAGATTGAGCTGACTCATAAACATCAGGCTTGTATCCAGTTAACCCTGCTTCCATGGTGACTAAAAGAAGCATCTCATAAATCAAAGACACATCATGCTTATGCTTATGACTCCTATCACCTGCCAAAAACTCATGAACTGATCCACCAATTTGTATCCAACTTCTTCCAGGAGGCTTCTTAAGTGCCATTTTAACCATATACTCTCTCACATTTGCAACATCTTTCCACCTCTTAGCACCAGCATATACATTTGACAATAGTACTAAATAAGCAACAGCTTTATCATCTTCAAGATTCAAATCACCAATCTTTTCACCAATTTTGGAAGCAAGATCCACATTCTTGTGAATTCTACAACCACCAAGTAAAGCACCCCAGATTGCATCATTTGGCTCCATGGGCATGGATTCCACAAGCTTATGTGCTTCATCCAAAAATCCAGCACGACTTAACAGATCAACCATGCAACCATAATGCTCGATTTTTGGCTCAATTCCCCAAATGGGTTTCATGTTTTTGAAGATATAACGACCTTCTTCAACAAAACCTGAATGGCTGCAAGCGTGTAAGACAGCTAGCATTGTTATGGCATCAGGTTGTGAACTATGATCATGATCATGATCATCTTTTGTGTCTTGAGAGTCTTGCATCCATTGGAAGACACTTAAAGCGTCTTTGCCACGACCTTGTTTTGCAAAACCTGAGATCATTGTTGTCCATGAGACAATAGTTCTTGTTGGCATTTGAGCGAATAGTTTGTATGCATCATCAATAACACCACAACCAGCATACATATGTAAGAGTGCATTATTCAAACGAACTGTGCGTTGTTTGTTCTTGATGTGCCAACTTCTGTCAATGTAAGAATGGATCCATCTCCCCATTTTCAAATCACCGATTTCTGCACAAGCAGATAAAGCAGAGACTAAAGTCACCTGATCTAATTCCATATGAGCTTGTAGCATTTCACGTAACAAAGATAGTGCTTCCTTACACCTCCCGTTATGTGCACATCCTGAAATTAATGTTGTCCATGAAACGATATTCTTCTCGGGCATTTTATCGAATACTGTACATGCACCATCAATGTCATGACACTTAACATATCCAGCAAGCAGTGTATTCCAGGTTACCACGTTTCTCTCacccatttcatcaaacaccttacGTGCATTCTTCACTCCACTAGAGTCTCCCTCTCCAGCTACCGCATAAAGATTCACTAAATTAGTTTGCACGAACAGATTTGAACAAAACCCACCTGCTAAAATCTTCCCGTGAAGCTTCGCTCCCAATCGTAGCAGTTTACCCCGGGCACACGCACTGATCACATACGAGTAAGTGTACTCGTCTGGCATTGCTCCTGATGCCAGCATTTCATCAAAAATATAGACTGATTTACGAGGGGCATCAGTTCCGGCATACCCTCTAATGATTTGATTCCAGGAGGTAGTGCTAGGGTTGTTGATTTGTTTAAAAGTTTCGTGGGCATGATGAAGATAACCTGAAGATAGATACGATTGGAGCAACTTAACAATGATGAAATTTCTTTGGGCATAGGCGTTGATGATTATCTGGGCGTGGATTTGGGTGGTTTTTCTAATGGTGTTGGTGTTTTGGAGATTACTGAAGAGGAATTGTTGCAAAGATCTAGCAGTTCTAGGGTGTTTTAGAGCGAGGGCGGGAAAACCTTCTTGAACCAGCATATAGAATAAACAAAATTGAAGACTGTAAAGTGTGTCTCAGGGGAGGATAACACATATTACTCAAGTTTGTTAAATTaggattttatttaaaaaaaaaaactaaatataaaattttaaatattaagaagtttaaatttaaaagaaaatgaatctttaatttagtaattttgaaattaaaaagaaagttcattaataaaattgatatgcatttattataagaaattaaatatccttctatTTTCTTCCTACACATCCTCCTATCATATCAAATGTTGACAAGTGTCATATTTAATGACatatttaataaaactaatagtAATTTAATCCACTTGTCACCGTTTTAGAAGGATAGTAAGaagaaaaagtaaaaaataatatttaatttctcaaatatATTCCTATTTTTATGACacatttaatgaaattaataataatttaattcacTTGTCACCATTTCATATGGGTAGAAGGATAGTAGGAAGAAAAAAgtagaaggatatttaatttgtctatgaaaattttgaaaattttattttaaaatcgaAGTCTATTTACATTCATTATATCACTTATTACAATATCTAAGTATAACTTTGTGACTAAATCTTATTGGCTTTTTATGGTTAATTCGTatcattttattttcattttttatacaaTGATACATAAATTTTGATCTAGATTTGTTAATTATCTATAATAAACTCATAAAAGTATTGAAAAACTCTTTTAAGTTTAAGAAAAATGAGTTTATTtacattttagtttattttagcagTCTTCAGACATTAAAAAACAAACTGTCTTCTTCTTTCAAACTGCagacatttggtccacctcttctactgcactGCAGAGGTCtgtagatgtggtccgcagactacaTACATTTTacttcagaaaaaacaaacagcgcCTTAGTATCAAAAATTttcaatataaaaacaaaaaaattaacatAGATAAGATCAAAAAACATTAATATTGATTCATTGACAAGTCACATACGAATCATAAAAATAACACTAATATTAATGTTAGATTTTTATTTCGTTCTCTTTGTTTGAGAGATGTAATGATATGGTGAGGTTTGAATGACTCGAACATTAGTTACGGTGTTGTTTAGTAGGGGTGTTGATCGGGTAATTTTTTCGGGTTTCTGGTAATTCGggtcgggtaattcgggtttttcatgttaaaaaaaatactcgttaccctacccaaactaatttcgggtaattcgggtatcgggtcgggtttgggtaattcatcggaaaataaatttaataaaataaatacgttgtgctttattagtcttgtttatataaacaaacgaaacataaacgaagttactcaagctttgaacattgagattttctagtcaataatacatgagatatcaagtaattttttaacaacttaatctaatctaataagatgttaaaaaaacaaatacttaaagatcttaatttaaaagattaaaatgtttaagataattGTAGCCATAAGTTTTGTCATATTCTTAAGTTTCgtcaagataatgagtttgttagttgcaataaaaactataatctagAACACAGTTGAGTTTTAAAgaacatgatgatatataaacAATTACTTTTAATATTGTTAGTGTCATATTGTTATAATAAAGAGATTcatgttttacaataatgataTTTAGTTTAAGCGTGATCAAATACCTGTTATACAGTACAagctctacaaaaaaaaaaagaatttttaaaataatttgggtaattcgggtatactCGAAACCCAAAAAATGTACCATTTACCCGACCCGAAAAAAAATCGGGTTACCCGATTACCCGAAAAA includes these proteins:
- the LOC111912182 gene encoding two-component response regulator-like APRR1, which translates into the protein MWEMEPKGISLGRGGVGGGNFGKTGDGFIDRSKVTILLCDNDSMGSGEVFTLLRKCSYQVISVKSPRQVIDALNAEGPNIDLILSEVDLPMAKGLKMLKYIMSKELQRIPVIMMSALDEVTLVVKCLRLGAADYLVKPLRTNELLNLWTHMWRRRRMLGLSEKKLMNCEFDVVPSDHSDVNTNSTVFSDDTDEKPRKSANEINVILAPGHVDKQFVSLLNNQSILPETKGYQQGKLMCGPKKSELKTGQPSAFLTYVKSSIFTKTAPVVSRIEKVSSGEVDQNVRPCDGGNVSQIEDFHGSSSFPDFVSLDESSTPPLEYPKPQIEEGYNRHSGYPYYLHGANAMNQVMMPPSSSAEAAMYHHHHHHQMPGMTSYPYYPVNLCVQAAAPGQGQNEGKMDRREAALVKFRQKRKERFYDKKIRYVNRKKLAERRPRVRGQFVRKANGIDVDLNGHPTSTTHFHES
- the LOC111912181 gene encoding protein NEN1; this translates as MVSSIDRSEIAFFDLETTVPTRHGQGFAILEFGSILVCPRKLVELESYETLVRPHDLSLISTLSVRANGITADAVVSAPTFSDIADKVYDILHGRIWAGHNIIRFDCVRLREAFAQINRPPPEPKGTIDSLALLTQRFGRRAGNMKMATLADYFGLGKQSHRSLDDVRMNLEVLKYCATVLFLESSLPDIFTENSWVSPNSTTRTRSNANATGPSISPSSSNSPPNQSASGVGQQAQHDPFDLGPLIDKIENEAMEEEPPTAAVETAAISDTDTIEFLDPDQVSIPSVTISLVPFFRGPQKIQILHRNTQLQIRCNALKIRFGISTKFVDQAGRPRLSFVVDAPPNLCGVLDACDNIAKRFVDSDSNSEWRPVVSRKPGFYNSPTVRLQLPTVAEGDSARWITEIYQKESSSLSVERVMFSRYDVAELEALIRQGSLVDACFLLDPYDYRQSAGIRLVAKKLIVDSN
- the LOC111912180 gene encoding pentatricopeptide repeat-containing protein At5g66520; this translates as MLVQEGFPALALKHPRTARSLQQFLFSNLQNTNTIRKTTQIHAQIIINAYAQRNFIIVKLLQSYLSSGYLHHAHETFKQINNPSTTSWNQIIRGYAGTDAPRKSVYIFDEMLASGAMPDEYTYSYVISACARGKLLRLGAKLHGKILAGGFCSNLFVQTNLVNLYAVAGEGDSSGVKNARKVFDEMGERNVVTWNTLLAGYVKCHDIDGACTVFDKMPEKNIVSWTTLISGCAHNGRCKEALSLLREMLQAHMELDQVTLVSALSACAEIGDLKMGRWIHSYIDRSWHIKNKQRTVRLNNALLHMYAGCGVIDDAYKLFAQMPTRTIVSWTTMISGFAKQGRGKDALSVFQWMQDSQDTKDDHDHDHSSQPDAITMLAVLHACSHSGFVEEGRYIFKNMKPIWGIEPKIEHYGCMVDLLSRAGFLDEAHKLVESMPMEPNDAIWGALLGGCRIHKNVDLASKIGEKIGDLNLEDDKAVAYLVLLSNVYAGAKRWKDVANVREYMVKMALKKPPGRSWIQIGGSVHEFLAGDRSHKHKHDVSLIYEMLLLVTMEAGLTGYKPDVYESAQSYITQ